In a single window of the Syngnathus typhle isolate RoL2023-S1 ecotype Sweden linkage group LG19, RoL_Styp_1.0, whole genome shotgun sequence genome:
- the LOC133143672 gene encoding gamma-crystallin N-B, with amino-acid sequence MSQCSGKITFYEGKCFTGRKLEVRGDCDNFQDRGFMNRVNSIRVESGAWICFDHPDFKGQQYILEHGEYPEFHRWNSHNDHMGSCKPVRMHGEHYRMELFEGPNFSGQSVEVCDDCPFLQSRGLAKNCINSVKVFGDGAWVMYEEPNFRGRMFVLERGNYCSPNEWQAQNPNIQSIRRVVNYF; translated from the exons ATGTCACAGTGTTCGGGCAAG ATCACCTTCTACGAGGGGAAATGCTTCACCGGCAGGAAGTTGGAGGTCAGAGGTGACTGCGACAACTTCCAGGACCGTGGCTTCATGAACAG GGTGAACTCCATCCGCGTGGAAAGCGGCGCCTGGATCTGCTTCGATCACCCTGACTTCAAGGGCCAGCAGTACATTCTGGAGCACGGCGAATACCCTGAATTCCACAGGTGGAACTCCCACAACGACCACATGGGCTCCTGCAAGCCTGTCCgcatg CACGGAGAACATTACCGCATGGAGCTGTTTGAGGGTCCCAACTTCTCGGGGCAGAGCGTTGAAGTGTGCGACGACTGCCCCTTCCTGCAGAGCCGCGGCCTGGCCAAGAACTGCATCAACTCCGTCAAGGTGTTCGGAGACGGCGC ATGGGTGATGTACGAGGAGCCCAACTTCCGCGGCCGCATGTTCGTGCTGGAGCGCGGCAACTACTGCAGCCCCAACGAGTGGCAGGCGCAGAACCCCAACATCCAGTCCATCCGACGAGTGGTCAACTATTTCTGA